A genomic stretch from Aminobacter aminovorans includes:
- a CDS encoding ParA family protein has translation MFVITFYSYKGGVGRTMSLVNVASELSQRGRKVLVIDFDLEAPGIPSFRQFTASESRVGIVDYVSQYIETSAAPDVRDFIVEAQLDTQTETLPIWVLPAGRRDQHYGTKLSSIDWQDLYQTRSGYLLFEDLKQQIANDTRAFDYVLIDSRTGHTDVGGICTRQLADAITFMFFPNKQNISGLKTIVDEIRSDAHVNVKRTKMFFCPSNVPDLDDEEGILRSMLDEASRELGYDEPAATIRHYNSMSLVDQKVFVIDRPKTKLAAEYRHLTEELMSSNVDDRDGAILYLQKVISGFRGRAKKGPKGATARSLPLDEITAELERINSKHRHDGEICWLMAALYNHLGDFANEMEALGGAINAGFDVQKAHLKRAFILLSMSRHEEAKTDLLNVLRSVDTTPTDLRSAIEALKSLDSDWVSLIEESPLLKHLAPEDVSIISGALQFDAKAVPLASRLLERAYGEIDNSAGTHGQLRSNLVLSLISSGQFQKAMDIICSNRAQVLSIEDIPDIFNYAMAEWGHTNIPPEDLFEHALELAEVPSDVDANFYQCLALASAVIGDTNRALDFLNTARDKTQQGVIFSCWTYLSRRRTAMLSDLDAMEAAFKSGTIVPPVISRDARAYTSH, from the coding sequence ATGTTCGTCATCACTTTCTATTCCTACAAGGGCGGCGTTGGCCGCACGATGAGCCTCGTTAACGTTGCATCCGAGCTTTCGCAGCGTGGTCGAAAGGTTCTCGTGATCGATTTCGATCTTGAAGCCCCGGGCATTCCTAGCTTCCGGCAGTTCACTGCAAGCGAAAGCCGCGTAGGGATAGTCGATTACGTTTCGCAGTATATAGAGACGTCTGCCGCCCCCGATGTGAGGGACTTTATTGTGGAGGCGCAGTTGGATACCCAGACGGAAACACTTCCCATCTGGGTTTTGCCCGCGGGACGACGTGATCAGCATTACGGTACGAAACTCTCGTCCATCGACTGGCAGGACTTGTATCAAACGCGAAGCGGATACCTGCTTTTCGAAGACTTGAAGCAGCAGATCGCAAACGATACCAGGGCCTTTGATTACGTCCTGATCGACAGCAGAACCGGTCATACCGACGTCGGGGGCATCTGCACACGTCAGCTCGCGGACGCCATCACCTTCATGTTCTTCCCAAACAAGCAGAACATTTCTGGTCTCAAGACAATCGTGGACGAAATCCGCTCTGACGCTCACGTCAATGTGAAGCGGACCAAGATGTTCTTTTGCCCTTCCAACGTTCCGGACTTAGACGATGAAGAGGGCATACTCAGATCTATGTTGGACGAAGCCAGCAGAGAGCTTGGCTATGATGAGCCGGCCGCAACCATTAGACATTACAACAGCATGTCGCTGGTTGATCAGAAGGTTTTTGTCATAGACCGGCCCAAGACAAAGCTGGCAGCCGAGTACCGACACCTGACCGAAGAGCTTATGAGCTCAAATGTAGATGATCGCGATGGCGCCATACTATACCTTCAGAAAGTAATTTCTGGATTCCGTGGCAGAGCGAAGAAAGGACCCAAGGGGGCTACAGCCCGCTCCTTACCGCTAGACGAGATCACTGCGGAACTCGAGAGGATTAACTCGAAACATAGACATGACGGCGAGATATGCTGGCTCATGGCCGCGCTCTATAACCATCTTGGCGACTTCGCGAATGAAATGGAGGCCCTGGGCGGTGCCATCAACGCTGGATTCGACGTGCAGAAGGCACATCTCAAGCGGGCTTTCATACTCCTAAGCATGTCACGTCATGAAGAAGCAAAAACAGACCTCCTCAACGTCCTCCGTTCCGTCGACACGACACCGACGGACTTACGATCCGCGATCGAGGCCTTAAAGTCGTTGGACTCGGATTGGGTTTCCCTCATCGAAGAATCGCCGCTTCTGAAGCATCTTGCGCCGGAGGACGTCAGCATTATTTCGGGTGCGCTTCAATTCGACGCAAAAGCCGTTCCTCTGGCTTCGCGGCTTCTAGAGAGAGCATACGGGGAGATAGACAATTCCGCCGGAACACATGGGCAGCTCCGCTCAAATTTGGTCCTATCGTTGATATCTAGCGGTCAGTTCCAAAAGGCGATGGACATCATATGCTCAAACAGAGCGCAAGTTCTGTCCATTGAAGATATCCCGGATATCTTTAACTACGCTATGGCGGAGTGGGGCCACACCAACATCCCGCCCGAGGATTTGTTCGAGCATGCGCTGGAGCTTGCCGAAGTGCCCTCGGACGTCGATGCAAATTTTTATCAGTGCTTGGCGTTGGCGAGCGCAGTGATTGGCGATACGAACCGTGCACTCGATTTCCTGAACACAGCAAGGGATAAGACTCAACAGGGCGTGATATTCAGTTGCTGGACCTATTTGTCTAGACGACGAACAGCGATGCTGTCCGATCTCGATGCAATGGAGGCGGCGTTCAAATCGGGCACTATTGTTCCTCCTGTGATAAGCAGGGACGCCAGAGCGTATACGTCCCACTGA
- a CDS encoding type II TA system antitoxin MqsA family protein — MMQRCEICEANAVTVRWYEEKFAYGSGDDQVLLSAVVPVYECGECGEMHTGHEAEELRHEAVCRHLGRLTPHEIKAIRESYHLTQEKFADVSGFGVASIKRWELGNQIQGESANNLLLLLRMPHNLRLVQEANKKEAFQPTFRTKLSESTRQRSLVFKLRAPVTFEKAA, encoded by the coding sequence ATGATGCAGCGTTGTGAAATTTGTGAAGCAAACGCCGTCACGGTTCGCTGGTATGAGGAGAAATTTGCTTATGGTTCCGGCGATGATCAAGTCCTGCTCTCAGCTGTGGTTCCGGTATACGAATGTGGCGAATGCGGCGAGATGCACACTGGCCACGAGGCAGAGGAACTTCGCCATGAGGCTGTCTGCAGGCACCTTGGACGCTTGACACCTCATGAGATTAAGGCGATCCGGGAAAGCTACCATTTGACCCAAGAGAAATTCGCGGACGTCAGCGGATTTGGTGTTGCTTCGATCAAGCGTTGGGAACTCGGGAATCAGATACAGGGCGAATCAGCGAACAATCTTCTTTTGTTGCTTCGCATGCCCCATAACCTTCGCCTTGTTCAGGAAGCTAACAAGAAAGAGGCATTCCAGCCGACATTCCGCACGAAGCTTTCGGAGTCAACGCGCCAGCGGTCTCTTGTATTCAAACTCCGGGCTCCTGTCACATTCGAAAAAGCAGCCTGA